A portion of the Rhodopseudomonas sp. BAL398 genome contains these proteins:
- a CDS encoding peptidase U32 family protein: MELICPAGTPAAMHDAVGAGADAVYCGFNDETNARNFPGLNFNREEMRDSIAHAHQNNVKVLVAINTFARAGNVALWHRAVDDAVDCEADALIVADVGVMDYVARIHPQQRLHVSVQAAAANPDSIKFYIEAFGAKRVVLPRVLSVQEIAAITKEVDCETEVFIFGGLCVMEEGRCSLSSYATGKSPNMDGVCSPAGAIQYREENGALISRLGDFTINKFAKGEAAAYPTLCKGRYQTDEGCGYLFEDPSSLDATTMLPELRKAKVSALKIEGRQRGRAYIERVVKTFRNALTALDEGRPIPADELNGLSEGQSTTVGAYKKTWR; encoded by the coding sequence AACGACGAGACCAATGCGCGCAATTTTCCCGGGTTGAATTTCAACCGCGAGGAGATGCGCGATTCGATCGCCCATGCGCACCAAAACAACGTCAAGGTGCTGGTGGCGATCAACACCTTCGCCCGCGCCGGCAATGTCGCATTGTGGCACCGCGCGGTCGATGACGCGGTCGACTGCGAGGCCGACGCGCTGATCGTCGCCGATGTCGGCGTGATGGATTATGTGGCGCGGATCCATCCGCAGCAGCGCCTGCACGTTTCGGTGCAGGCCGCCGCCGCCAATCCGGATTCGATCAAGTTCTATATCGAGGCGTTCGGCGCCAAGCGCGTGGTGCTGCCGCGGGTGCTCAGCGTGCAGGAGATCGCGGCGATCACCAAGGAGGTCGATTGCGAGACCGAAGTGTTCATCTTCGGCGGGCTGTGCGTGATGGAGGAGGGCCGCTGCTCGCTGTCATCCTACGCCACCGGCAAGTCGCCGAACATGGACGGGGTGTGCTCGCCGGCGGGCGCGATCCAGTATCGCGAGGAGAACGGCGCGCTGATCTCGCGGCTCGGCGATTTCACCATCAACAAATTCGCCAAGGGCGAAGCCGCGGCCTATCCGACCTTGTGCAAGGGCCGCTACCAGACCGATGAAGGCTGCGGCTATCTGTTCGAGGATCCGTCCAGCCTCGACGCCACCACGATGCTGCCGGAGCTGCGCAAGGCCAAGGTGTCGGCGCTGAAGATCGAGGGCCGGCAACGCGGCCGCGCCTATATCGAGCGCGTGGTCAAGACCTTCCGCAATGCGCTGACCGCGCTGGACGAGGGCCGGCCGATTCCGGCGGACGAACTCAACGGCCTCAGCGAAGGTCAGTCGACCACGGTCGGGGCCTACAAGAAGACGTGGCGATAA